From one Aeropyrum camini SY1 = JCM 12091 genomic stretch:
- a CDS encoding fibrillarin-like rRNA/tRNA 2'-O-methyltransferase, with amino-acid sequence MVEVVSVREHDMWRGVYVVELEDGSLRIATKNLVPGQRVYGERIFRYNGEEYREWNAYRSKLAAALLKGLVELPIKEGDRILYLGIASGTTASHISDIIGPRGRIYGVEFAPRVMRDLLTVVRDRRNIFPILGDARFPEKYRHLVEGVDGLYADVAQPEQAAIVVRNARFFLRDGGYMLMAIKARSIDVTTEPSEVYKREIKTLMEGGLEIKDVVHLDPFDRDHAMIYAIMRRR; translated from the coding sequence GTGGTTGAGGTTGTCAGCGTTAGAGAGCATGATATGTGGAGAGGGGTCTACGTTGTGGAGCTTGAGGACGGTAGCCTCAGGATAGCGACAAAGAACCTGGTACCCGGCCAGAGGGTCTACGGCGAGAGAATATTCAGGTACAACGGGGAGGAGTATAGGGAGTGGAACGCCTACAGGAGCAAGCTCGCGGCCGCACTCCTCAAGGGTCTAGTAGAGCTGCCTATCAAGGAGGGCGACAGGATACTCTATCTAGGCATAGCAAGCGGTACGACGGCAAGCCACATTAGCGATATAATAGGGCCCCGCGGCAGGATATACGGCGTCGAGTTCGCTCCCAGGGTTATGAGGGACCTGCTGACGGTAGTGAGGGATAGGAGGAACATCTTTCCTATCCTGGGGGACGCGAGGTTCCCGGAGAAGTATAGGCACCTGGTGGAGGGTGTGGACGGACTCTACGCCGACGTCGCCCAGCCCGAGCAGGCTGCAATAGTAGTTAGGAACGCGAGATTCTTCCTTAGGGACGGGGGGTACATGCTAATGGCTATAAAGGCGAGGAGCATAGACGTCACCACAGAGCCTAGCGAGGTTTACAAGAGGGAGATTAAGACCCTAATGGAAGGGGGTCTCGAGATAAAGGACGTCGTACACCTAGACCCGTTCGACAGGGACCACGCCATGATCTACGCTATTATGAGGCGGAGGTAA
- a CDS encoding hypothetical protein (functions along with aFIB and aL7a; guides 2'-O-methylation of ribose to specific sites in RNAs) has product MSGNGGRVYIADLAIGPVALREDGSIQEYELFPRSVDEAVSEALRLEDEGFTLAHEKLGKKLAESGVGALVVESEDTARHFSKLGLSVEVEPGNNVALQARERLVSLGVELGFFGSEEDALNWLYEVEVEYTRRKLRGAAQKRDMLAAQAIRAIDDIDKTVNLFVARLREWYSIHFPELNDLVREHEDYVKIVSSVGHRDNITVERLVELGFSEEKARRIAEAARQSIGADLSEIDIQAVQTLARITSELYQLRRRLTEYIEQVMNEVAPNITALVGPLLGARLISLAGGLDKLARMPASTIQVLGAEKALFRALRTGGKPPKHGIIFQYPDIHRSPKWQRGKIARALAAKLAIAAKVDAFTGRFIGDKLREELRRRIAEIKKIYAKPPKRKREEKPPQPRRARPPRRGRPPRRRRGGRR; this is encoded by the coding sequence TTGAGCGGCAACGGCGGCAGGGTATACATCGCAGATCTGGCTATAGGTCCTGTGGCCCTCAGGGAGGATGGTAGTATTCAGGAGTACGAACTCTTCCCCCGAAGCGTGGATGAGGCTGTGTCTGAGGCGTTGAGGCTTGAGGATGAGGGGTTTACTCTAGCCCACGAGAAGCTTGGCAAGAAGCTGGCCGAGTCAGGAGTCGGTGCTCTAGTGGTTGAGAGTGAGGACACTGCCAGGCACTTTTCCAAGCTAGGTTTAAGCGTGGAGGTTGAGCCTGGAAACAATGTAGCCCTCCAGGCTAGGGAGAGGCTTGTGAGCTTGGGCGTTGAACTCGGCTTCTTCGGCAGCGAGGAGGACGCTCTTAACTGGCTTTACGAGGTCGAAGTCGAGTATACTAGGAGGAAGCTGCGTGGTGCTGCCCAGAAGAGGGATATGCTGGCTGCGCAGGCTATCAGAGCTATTGACGATATAGACAAGACTGTTAACCTCTTTGTAGCAAGGCTTAGGGAGTGGTATAGCATACACTTCCCCGAGCTAAACGACCTGGTTAGGGAGCACGAGGACTACGTTAAGATAGTCTCCTCAGTAGGGCACAGAGACAACATAACGGTTGAGAGGCTCGTTGAACTCGGCTTCAGCGAGGAGAAGGCTAGGCGCATAGCAGAGGCGGCCAGGCAGAGCATAGGAGCAGATTTGTCTGAGATCGACATACAGGCCGTCCAGACCCTAGCCAGGATAACAAGCGAGCTCTACCAGCTCAGGCGTAGGCTGACCGAGTACATAGAGCAGGTCATGAACGAGGTGGCCCCCAACATAACAGCGTTGGTAGGCCCGCTTCTGGGGGCCAGGCTTATCAGCCTGGCGGGAGGCCTGGACAAGCTGGCCAGGATGCCCGCCAGCACAATCCAGGTCCTCGGGGCCGAGAAGGCTCTCTTCAGGGCTCTGAGGACAGGGGGCAAACCGCCTAAGCACGGCATAATATTCCAGTATCCCGACATACATAGGAGCCCAAAGTGGCAGCGGGGTAAGATTGCAAGGGCCCTAGCCGCTAAGCTCGCTATAGCCGCTAAGGTAGACGCCTTCACAGGCCGGTTCATAGGCGACAAGCTCAGGGAGGAGCTTAGGAGGAGGATAGCCGAGATCAAGAAGATATACGCCAAGCCTCCCAAGAGGAAGAGGGAGGAGAAGCCGCCCCAGCCGAGAAGGGCTAGGCCACCTAGGCGGGGCCGCCCGCCGAGGAGAAGGAGGGGAGGGAGGAGATAG
- a CDS encoding 30S ribosomal protein S30e, which translates to MGTHGSLTKAGKVRKQTPRLPAKQKKNYPPRLKNRLKYQVRIEKVASARA; encoded by the coding sequence ATGGGTACGCACGGCAGTCTAACCAAGGCTGGGAAGGTTAGGAAGCAGACGCCCCGCCTTCCGGCTAAGCAGAAGAAGAACTACCCGCCCAGGCTGAAAAACAGGCTGAAGTATCAGGTAAGGATAGAGAAGGTGGCTTCGGCTAGGGCTTAG
- the gatD gene encoding Glu-tRNA(Gln) amidotransferase subunit GatD — translation MARLLSKAGAKPGDIVEVRRGDGSVFKGVLMPKHETSHPDTVVIKLDNGYNIGVLVGEGDDIVVKGSLKPGTPGAPVPLLEEAIKPPGEKVFIIGAGGTIASRVDYETGAVKPYLDASELASTIPELQRYASIEAEQLFSILSEDMKPRMWEAIVDKAARVLEAGYEGVVVAHGTDTMAFTASALSFAFHRGLPRPVILTGSQRSSDRPSSDAAFNLTASVLAASRAPFAEVAVVMHGETGDTYALAHRGVRVKKMHSSRRDAFQSVNDRPLARIYPFEGRVEMLRGDYRRRGESDLQAENGFEERVALVKHFPGLIGEVLDALLDRGFRGIVVEGTGFGHVSSDAVKVLERARDEGVPVVVTTQTIFGRVNLNVYSTGRKMLAAGAIPAGDMTSEAAYAKLSWILARTQDLSEVRELFHRNLAGELSERHILRLYRHVGGV, via the coding sequence GTGGCCAGGCTCCTCTCGAAGGCTGGGGCTAAGCCTGGCGATATAGTTGAGGTTAGAAGGGGCGACGGATCCGTTTTCAAGGGCGTTCTTATGCCTAAGCACGAGACTTCTCATCCGGACACCGTCGTTATCAAGCTAGATAACGGGTATAATATAGGCGTTCTTGTCGGAGAGGGTGATGATATTGTTGTTAAGGGCAGCTTGAAGCCAGGGACGCCGGGCGCTCCCGTGCCGCTTCTGGAAGAGGCCATCAAGCCCCCCGGGGAGAAGGTCTTCATAATTGGTGCTGGCGGCACAATAGCTAGCCGTGTAGACTATGAGACGGGCGCTGTCAAACCTTACCTAGACGCCTCCGAGCTTGCATCCACTATACCGGAGCTCCAGAGGTACGCTTCTATCGAGGCCGAGCAGCTATTTTCAATACTAAGCGAGGATATGAAGCCGAGGATGTGGGAGGCCATAGTGGATAAGGCTGCAAGGGTTCTGGAGGCGGGTTACGAGGGCGTTGTAGTAGCTCACGGCACCGACACCATGGCGTTCACAGCCTCAGCCCTCTCCTTCGCATTCCACAGGGGCCTGCCGAGGCCGGTTATCCTGACAGGCAGCCAGAGGAGCAGCGACAGGCCAAGCAGCGACGCGGCCTTCAACCTCACAGCCTCCGTGCTGGCGGCGTCTCGGGCGCCTTTCGCCGAGGTGGCTGTTGTAATGCATGGTGAGACCGGGGATACTTATGCTCTCGCACATAGGGGTGTGAGGGTTAAGAAGATGCATTCTAGCAGGAGAGACGCCTTCCAGAGCGTGAACGACAGGCCGCTAGCTAGGATATACCCGTTTGAAGGTAGGGTTGAGATGCTGCGGGGCGACTATAGGAGGAGGGGCGAGTCCGACCTCCAGGCTGAGAATGGGTTTGAAGAGAGGGTGGCGCTGGTGAAGCACTTCCCCGGTTTGATAGGGGAGGTCCTGGACGCACTTCTGGACAGGGGTTTCAGGGGTATAGTAGTTGAGGGAACGGGCTTTGGCCACGTCAGCAGCGACGCGGTGAAGGTGTTGGAGAGGGCTAGGGACGAGGGGGTGCCTGTGGTTGTCACGACCCAGACGATATTCGGCAGGGTAAACTTGAACGTGTACAGCACTGGCAGGAAGATGCTTGCCGCCGGCGCCATACCAGCGGGCGATATGACGAGCGAGGCGGCCTATGCTAAGCTCTCCTGGATACTGGCTAGAACTCAGGACCTTAGTGAGGTTAGGGAGCTTTTTCACAGGAACCTCGCGGGGGAGCTAAGCGAGAGACACATACTAAGGCTATACCGCCATGTTGGGGGTGTGTAG
- the gatE gene encoding Glu-tRNA(Gln) amidotransferase subunit GatE → MSRVDYRDVGLKVGLEIHQQLDTREKLFCSCPAELGEEEHDEFVRQLRPTRSELGDVDPAALFEWRKGRLYLYQAPLDHSCLVEADEEPPHPINREAVAVAVAVAKALGSSIVDEVHVMRKTVIDGSNTSGFQRTAVVALGGSIKVGGKEVPIETIVVEEDAARKVGEKGRYVIYRLDRLGIPLIEIATAPVIETPEEAKEVALAIGTMLRLTGRVKRGIGTIRQDLNVSIRGGAKTEIKGVQRLELIPKVVEYEVLRQLNLLMIRDMLRERGVTREELEKVEPVDVSSLLAGSRSRVVKRALSSGGVVIAVKLPRMKGIVGMEVMPGRRFGTELADYARFWGGVGGIIHSDELPGYGITGDDVDKIYEAVGGDPGVDAFALIADRPSNALKAAKAVLERVATALEGVPEETRAALEDGTTRYLRPRPGSARMYPETDIPPLRVDDSVMSIAERYVPESPEAVAKRLKDQYGLSDQLAWEVIRDERYRLITTLLEKYRGKLEPSYIAGFFVVVLRGLEGEGIDVWKVSDASLEKIIGMVAGEEIAREAAAEIVKYLASNPGSTVEEAVEKLGLKRLSREEVERIVDSIVAELKEEILRRGERAAGLVMGRAMSRLRGRADGRLVSEIVSRKLREMLDSGETAG, encoded by the coding sequence TTGTCTAGGGTTGATTATAGGGATGTCGGCTTGAAGGTCGGGCTCGAGATACACCAGCAGCTGGATACTAGGGAGAAGCTTTTCTGCAGCTGTCCAGCGGAGCTTGGGGAGGAGGAGCATGACGAGTTCGTGAGGCAGCTTAGGCCCACTCGGAGTGAGCTGGGTGATGTGGATCCCGCCGCCCTCTTTGAGTGGAGGAAGGGCCGGCTATACCTTTACCAGGCGCCTCTCGACCACTCGTGTCTTGTTGAGGCCGACGAGGAGCCTCCCCACCCTATAAACAGGGAGGCGGTGGCTGTGGCCGTGGCGGTGGCGAAGGCCCTCGGCTCGTCGATAGTGGACGAAGTCCACGTTATGAGGAAGACTGTGATAGACGGGAGCAACACGAGCGGCTTCCAAAGGACGGCGGTTGTGGCGCTCGGCGGCTCAATCAAGGTTGGCGGTAAGGAGGTGCCTATAGAGACTATAGTTGTTGAGGAGGACGCGGCTAGGAAGGTGGGGGAGAAGGGTAGATACGTTATCTACAGGCTAGACAGGCTCGGCATACCCCTTATAGAGATCGCGACGGCCCCGGTTATAGAGACGCCCGAGGAGGCTAAGGAAGTGGCGCTCGCCATAGGAACCATGCTCAGGCTGACGGGCAGGGTTAAGAGGGGTATAGGCACTATCCGGCAGGACCTCAACGTCAGCATCAGGGGGGGCGCCAAGACGGAGATAAAGGGTGTCCAGAGGCTGGAGCTGATACCAAAGGTTGTGGAGTATGAGGTCCTGAGGCAGCTAAACCTGCTCATGATAAGGGATATGCTGAGGGAGAGGGGGGTAACCAGGGAGGAGCTGGAGAAGGTCGAGCCTGTCGACGTCTCCAGTCTTCTCGCAGGGTCCAGAAGCAGGGTTGTAAAGAGGGCGCTATCCAGCGGGGGCGTGGTTATAGCTGTAAAACTGCCTAGGATGAAGGGTATCGTAGGCATGGAGGTCATGCCCGGCAGACGGTTCGGAACAGAGCTGGCAGACTACGCTAGGTTCTGGGGGGGCGTGGGGGGCATTATACACAGTGACGAACTCCCCGGGTATGGTATAACGGGGGATGATGTTGATAAGATATATGAAGCTGTCGGAGGAGATCCTGGGGTGGACGCGTTCGCCCTCATAGCGGATAGACCTTCAAACGCTCTGAAAGCTGCTAAAGCCGTTCTAGAGAGGGTTGCAACAGCACTCGAGGGTGTACCCGAGGAGACTAGGGCCGCGTTGGAGGACGGCACAACAAGATATCTAAGGCCCAGGCCTGGGAGCGCTAGAATGTACCCGGAGACCGATATACCGCCCCTTAGGGTGGATGATAGTGTAATGTCGATAGCAGAGCGTTATGTACCAGAGTCTCCCGAGGCTGTTGCCAAGAGGCTTAAAGACCAGTACGGCCTCTCAGACCAGCTTGCGTGGGAGGTCATTAGGGATGAGAGGTACAGGCTTATAACCACCCTTCTGGAGAAATACCGGGGAAAGCTGGAGCCCAGCTACATAGCGGGGTTCTTCGTCGTAGTACTCCGGGGCCTAGAGGGGGAAGGTATAGATGTGTGGAAGGTTAGCGATGCCAGCCTAGAGAAGATAATAGGAATGGTGGCCGGGGAGGAGATAGCTAGAGAGGCTGCAGCAGAGATAGTGAAGTACCTGGCCAGCAACCCAGGCTCTACCGTGGAAGAGGCGGTAGAGAAGCTGGGGCTGAAAAGGCTATCACGAGAGGAGGTGGAACGCATAGTTGACAGCATAGTAGCTGAGCTGAAGGAAGAGATTCTGAGGAGGGGGGAGAGGGCTGCTGGGCTGGTTATGGGCAGAGCCATGTCTAGGCTGAGGGGCAGGGCCGATGGGAGGCTGGTCTCCGAGATAGTCTCCAGAAAGCTAAGGGAGATGCTAGACTCCGGGGAGACGGCTGGGTAA
- a CDS encoding type II secretion system F family protein, giving the protein MSILDRIPLARRLRRRRQREGVYRAEVRITFSDIVDYIAYNYFSWLAVRLVKTFELERNLRIAGIPVYPVMYMSRLLLISATVFLLGAYFSFWILLSGLSIIIKALVVLLALAAPFLAFAAGLMYPSLKIGSRKSGIETELPFFAAYLSIMGRGGVPVSIVIDRVASLKIFKAMRVEAEMIKTKIKLLGKNPLDALEQHVLDSPSSVFRDFILGYTTAVKIGSDVIHYLEIRTQDLFERRLNDIRLLAERMTLYLEIYLVVAVIATIVFYIFFTISSVFPGNLGGVGSTQYASTTQLILYSFLVLPTINIIMLLLVDRARPKEPIEINDHMVALVIYSLPLALALLPIIYALSGINSILASGSPTKADILRVSGLAGLFLIMISIPPAISFFNVTRANRGIGLAMSNFLRDLAETRKTGLSPEQSIITLSSRDYGPLSRVIRRIATSLQLGMSLEDSVRRAVRRIKDWATLSALRFLVDSISVGGGSPEVLDALARYTYGLVSIQDEFRKRTRIYIIMPYLGAIIVAASTLVMLGYTIKTLQVVNPEGATAVAVVPENIGVVGLILAIGVILNSWMMGLMAGKIREGTIGAGFIHSIILIVITLAIVTLGVFLLPIS; this is encoded by the coding sequence GTGTCTATACTAGATCGAATACCGCTTGCCCGGAGGTTAAGGAGGCGGAGGCAGAGGGAGGGGGTATACAGGGCCGAGGTTAGAATCACCTTTTCCGACATCGTAGACTATATAGCCTACAATTATTTCTCATGGCTGGCGGTAAGGCTTGTTAAAACGTTCGAGCTTGAGAGAAACCTTAGAATAGCCGGTATACCAGTGTACCCCGTCATGTACATGTCCCGTCTACTTTTAATATCTGCAACTGTATTCCTGTTAGGCGCTTACTTCTCGTTCTGGATCCTGCTTAGCGGTCTCTCAATAATTATCAAAGCACTGGTAGTCCTACTTGCCCTTGCCGCTCCATTCCTAGCTTTTGCAGCGGGTCTCATGTACCCCTCACTCAAAATAGGGTCGAGAAAGAGCGGGATCGAGACTGAGCTACCCTTCTTTGCAGCCTACCTCTCCATAATGGGAAGAGGTGGTGTACCCGTAAGCATAGTGATAGACAGGGTAGCTAGCCTAAAGATATTTAAGGCTATGAGAGTAGAGGCTGAAATGATAAAAACAAAGATAAAGCTGCTAGGCAAAAACCCTCTTGATGCTCTGGAACAGCATGTCCTAGACAGCCCCAGCAGCGTGTTCAGGGATTTCATCCTGGGCTACACTACCGCGGTGAAAATAGGGTCGGACGTGATCCACTATCTGGAGATTAGAACACAGGATCTATTCGAGAGGCGTCTCAACGATATAAGGCTACTGGCAGAGCGTATGACCCTGTATCTCGAGATATATCTTGTGGTGGCCGTCATAGCCACTATAGTATTCTATATATTCTTCACAATAAGCAGCGTGTTCCCAGGCAACCTGGGAGGCGTGGGCTCGACCCAGTACGCAAGCACTACCCAGCTTATACTCTACAGTTTCCTTGTGCTTCCAACCATAAACATTATAATGCTCCTCCTGGTAGACAGAGCCAGGCCGAAGGAGCCGATAGAGATCAACGATCATATGGTGGCACTGGTTATTTACAGCCTGCCCCTTGCGCTGGCTCTCCTGCCTATAATTTACGCCCTCTCGGGGATTAACAGCATCCTGGCTAGCGGAAGCCCCACGAAAGCCGACATTCTAAGGGTATCGGGGCTCGCAGGGCTCTTCCTCATAATGATAAGCATACCTCCAGCCATTTCATTCTTTAACGTGACCAGAGCCAACAGGGGTATAGGGCTAGCCATGTCAAACTTCCTCAGAGACTTGGCTGAAACTAGGAAGACAGGGCTTAGCCCAGAGCAGAGTATAATAACCCTCTCCTCCAGGGACTATGGGCCCCTTTCAAGGGTTATCAGGCGTATCGCAACCAGCCTCCAGCTCGGCATGTCCCTCGAGGATTCCGTTAGACGTGCAGTAAGGAGGATCAAGGATTGGGCTACACTTTCTGCTCTCAGGTTCCTGGTTGACTCTATAAGCGTGGGTGGAGGAAGCCCCGAGGTGTTAGACGCTCTTGCGCGATACACCTACGGGCTAGTGAGTATACAGGATGAGTTCAGGAAGAGGACTAGAATCTACATAATAATGCCCTATCTTGGAGCAATAATCGTGGCCGCTTCAACGCTGGTAATGCTTGGCTACACTATAAAGACTCTCCAGGTAGTTAACCCCGAGGGGGCCACGGCTGTCGCTGTTGTCCCGGAGAACATAGGTGTTGTAGGGCTTATACTTGCTATAGGCGTGATACTCAACTCCTGGATGATGGGACTTATGGCTGGCAAGATAAGGGAGGGTACCATAGGCGCTGGCTTTATACACAGCATAATATTGATAGTGATAACTCTAGCAATAGTAACATTGGGGGTGTTCCTACTGCCCATAAGCTAG